The nucleotide window ATTAATGCCACGGTCGCATACGACGATCTTTCCTTTGACCAAATCTTGACTCAAAGAACCTTCTAGACATAAGGACGAGGAGTAACCGTCGCTGCCTTCGCTATCAGCGTAAACCAGAGGGTACATCCGACCAGCTGCGAGACCCGGCCCGGAATATACACTCATGCCCGGGATTGTTCTTCCGTTTCCGAGCTTCACATCGGCCGGGAAGTCCCGATCAATAGTTCCCGCGCCGACGGTTGTCACCCATGGAGCCACATTGGTGACAGTGAGCCCTCCCGGACCGCCGTTACCGGCGGACGCGGACACGAAGACACCGGCGTCAGAGGCTCCGAACGCGCCAATGGCTATGGCGTCGAGGTAGTACGGGACGACGACGCCACCTACACTGAGGGACACGACGTCGCAGCCGTCGGCGACAGCGGAGTCGAAGGCGGCGAGGATGTCGGAGTCGTAGCAGCCAGCGCTCCAGCAGACCTTGTACGCGGCGAGCCGTGCCTTGGGAGCCATGCCGGCTGCGACTCCCTTGGCGTACCCGAGAGTAGACGCCGGGAAAACGTACCGTCCGGCGGCGATCGAGGCAGTGTGAGTCCCGTGGCCGTCGGAGTCTCTGGGGGAGCGGTACTCCGTGGTCTCATTCATCTTGCCGTTAGTGGATTCGAAGCCGGCGGAGAAGAAACGGGCACCGATGAGCTTGCGGTTGCAAAGGTTCGCCGCAAAGTCCTTCCCGGCGACGCAGCTGCCTTTCCATTTGGTGGGGATGGGACCCAGTTCTCGGTCGTGGAAGGACTGGCGTTCTGGCCAGATTCCGGTGTCGATGACTCCGATGACGAGGTCGGACCCAAAGTCGGACTCCTTGAGAAGTCCTGCCGGGTCCGTGGTTCGGAGGCCGAGGAATTCAGGGGAGCGGGTGGTGTGGATGTGGCGGACTTGCTCTGGAATGAGACTGATGACGTGGCTGAGGGACTGGAGTTGGTCGGCTTGGGAAGGGGAGAGCTTGGCTGAGAAGCCGTGGAAGACGGTAGAGTAAGTGTGGAGAATAGTTGGGGgttgggaggaggaggaggaggagagggaggAAAGGGAGGAGGAGTACCAGTCATGGTGGGTTGGGAAAATGGAGGGTTTGGAGTCTGGTTGGACTTGAACAATGAAGGTTTTTCCACCATCATTCTGATTATTATTttcaggagaagaagaagaagaagaagctgagAAGTTAGatagggaggagagagagatgatgagagagaggagaagatggaggagagagaaagccattggagagagtgagagtgaagAGCTCTCTGTGTCTCTGTGTCTCTGTGTGGTGGTAGTAAAGTTGCTGCTACTTAATAAGTTATGGATGAAACATATTAatgaatataataataaaaaggtTAAATTGGGGTTTGGGGTGGTCGTCACTGGTCACTCTCGATGTTGATGTGGATCGGTGGGTGGTTTTATACTATTTGGTACTTAATTTGTTTAGGCTTCTCCAGAAcattcaaattcaattcaattcaattgtgTTAGACTGTACTACTGTGGAATAAT belongs to Malus sylvestris chromosome 17, drMalSylv7.2, whole genome shotgun sequence and includes:
- the LOC126612424 gene encoding subtilisin-like protease SBT1.5; its protein translation is MAFSLLHLLLSLIISLSSLSNFSASSSSSSPENNNQNDGGKTFIVQVQPDSKPSIFPTHHDWYSSSLSSLSSSSSSQPPTILHTYSTVFHGFSAKLSPSQADQLQSLSHVISLIPEQVRHIHTTRSPEFLGLRTTDPAGLLKESDFGSDLVIGVIDTGIWPERQSFHDRELGPIPTKWKGSCVAGKDFAANLCNRKLIGARFFSAGFESTNGKMNETTEYRSPRDSDGHGTHTASIAAGRYVFPASTLGYAKGVAAGMAPKARLAAYKVCWSAGCYDSDILAAFDSAVADGCDVVSLSVGGVVVPYYLDAIAIGAFGASDAGVFVSASAGNGGPGGLTVTNVAPWVTTVGAGTIDRDFPADVKLGNGRTIPGMSVYSGPGLAAGRMYPLVYADSEGSDGYSSSLCLEGSLSQDLVKGKIVVCDRGINSRAAKGDVVRKAGGVGMILANGVFDGEGLVADCHVLPATAVGAATGDEIRRYITAASKSKSPPTATIVFKGTRIRVRPAPVVASFSARGPNPQAPEILKPDVIAPGLNILAAWPDKIGPSGVASDKRNTEFNILSGTSMACPHVSGLAALLKAAHPDWSPAAIRSALMTTAYTVDNRGETMLDESSGNTSTVMDFGAGHVHPQKAMDPGLVYDITSYDYVNFLCNYNYTTKNIQTVTRKLANCNGAKRAGHAGNLNYPSLSVVFQQYGKHKMNTHFIRTVTNVGGPKSVYQVRISPPAGTTVTVEPERLAFRRVGQKLNFLVRVHALAVKLSPGSTSVTSGSIVWSDGKHTVTSPLVVTMQQPL